A DNA window from Allokutzneria albata contains the following coding sequences:
- a CDS encoding transposase family protein → MQVISASRSEWIAPFTGLEPGQFRKLVRVVARRGGDEIADGRPGRQWRLPLADRVLLVATYWRTNLTMRQIGPLFGVSHSAAHRVIDSLGPLLALAPVRRRRIDQIAIVDGTLVPTRDHRLAARSKNYRYSTNLQVAIDADTRLVIATGDPQPGNRNDCTVYRDSGMKQALAGRPVMADGGYQGNPEVIMPYRKPRDGADLPDWKEDLNTVHRSIRARAEHALARMKCWKILRDYRRAAHTLADTASGIAHLHNLALTG, encoded by the coding sequence GTGCAGGTGATCTCGGCATCGCGGTCGGAGTGGATCGCACCGTTCACGGGCTTGGAGCCCGGGCAGTTCCGCAAGCTCGTGCGCGTTGTGGCCCGGCGAGGTGGTGACGAGATCGCTGACGGGCGTCCTGGCCGCCAGTGGCGGCTCCCGCTGGCCGATCGGGTTCTGTTGGTGGCGACCTACTGGCGGACGAACCTGACGATGCGCCAGATCGGGCCGTTGTTCGGGGTCTCGCACTCCGCGGCACACCGGGTGATCGACAGCCTCGGGCCGCTGCTGGCGCTGGCCCCGGTACGTCGCCGGCGGATCGACCAGATCGCCATCGTCGATGGAACCCTTGTGCCCACTCGTGATCACCGGCTGGCCGCGCGATCGAAGAACTACCGGTACTCGACCAATCTTCAGGTGGCGATCGACGCCGACACCCGTCTCGTGATCGCCACCGGCGACCCGCAACCCGGTAACCGCAACGACTGCACCGTCTACCGCGACTCCGGCATGAAACAGGCCCTGGCTGGCCGCCCGGTGATGGCCGACGGCGGCTATCAAGGCAACCCCGAGGTGATCATGCCGTACCGCAAACCTCGGGACGGTGCTGACCTGCCGGACTGGAAGGAAGACCTCAACACCGTCCACCGCAGTATCCGCGCCCGCGCCGAACACGCCCTGGCCCGCATGAAGTGCTGGAAGATCCTGCGCGACTACCGCCGCGCCGCCCACACCCTGGCCGACACCGCATCCGGAATCGCACACCTCCACAACCTCGCTCTCACCGGCTGA